The Acidiferrobacter thiooxydans sequence GAGACAAGTATATACATAAGGGGGGTGCTGTCAACACAGAATGAGAGTGAAGACCGTGGGACGGACTAACCCTGCCACGATGTAGTGTGCACCAATCTTACGCAGCAACGGCGGCGGCCGGGGCAATGCTGGCAAACGGCCCGTTGTCGGCCATTGTGCGAGCCAGCGTCATCGGTGACCCCCCGACCGACTTGCTGCCCCTGGGCTCAAAAATTCTGCAACCACCTCTCAAAGCGCTTCGCCCTTCACAATCATATAAATCCGCGTCTTTTTTGTTCAAAGCACGGGTTGATGGAGATTCTTCCGCAGCGCACGAATCCTTTCGCGTATCGTAGTTACGTTGTGAGCGGGACACTGATACCCGGAAACGAAGGCGGCACTTTGCCGTCCATGGTTACGAGCCTCGTTCCCAATCTCATTGCCAGCGTCACAAACTCACAATCGTAGGCGGAACATTCACTATCACGCACCATATCCAAAACACTCCGCGAGTCCACTTCGTACTCGCCGTCTCTCAGCAGGTCCTCCGCCTCGCTCTGGAGGACGTGTGCTTGACCGATGGTCAGTTGCCCACGTCTCAAGTAGCCGGCGAGGATGTTTCGAAACTCACTGCGGTAAAGAACGGGTGCGTTCCAATCAGGGCCACACTCCATCAGCGTTTCCGCTGCTGTGGTGAATTCCCCGGGCAGGCATAGATACGCCAGTACGTTCGAGTCCACGACAATCACGGACGATCTTGCTTCTTCAACGCACCAATGTCACGGATATGAAACTGGGTACCCAATCTCGCCCGCAACTGCCGGGTCCGGGCCAGCCGATCGCTAGAGGTCATTTTGGTCGGTATGAGCACGGCCTCGAGGCACACAATGGCCTCGCTGCTCAAGCTGCGACGATGCGCTTCGGCCGCTATTTTCAGTCGCTCGTACACCTCGTCGGGAATATTTTTCAAGGTAAGTGTCGTAGGCATCGCACCTCCAACCATTGTGGCACCATAATGGCTGGAGTCTACAGGGCACCCGGCCCCACATGCCAATCCGCGCTTTAACCCATATCCAAGAGTATTTTCGTCATGTCGAGGACACCGATTGCGTCATCCCCTCCGACACCGGGTAACGCTCTGTGCCGGCATAGACCACGAAACTCTTGTCCGGCTGGATGTCCTCGCAAGCTTGATAAAACCCCTTGCCCGGCTTCGCCGACAGGGCGCGCTTGATCTCGATCGCCCAGCGACCGGCCCGGCCGGGCAAATCCAGCACTAAGTCGATTTCCGCGCCAGCCGAAGTCCGGTAAAAGCTGGCGCTTGGCCGGTCGGGCACGACCGAAAGCAGATTTTCGATCACAAACCCCTCCCAGCTCGCTCCGATCACCGGGTGACCGGCCAGCTCGTTGTAGTCGCCAATCCCGAGCAACGCGTGCACGAGACCGCTGTCCCGCACATAGACCTTGGGCGATTTCACCAAGCGCTTTCCAATATTCGCATGCAAAGGCTGCAGCCGCCGCACGAGCAGCAGGACCGCCAGCAGATCGATGTATTTGGTCACCGTCGGCGCGGTCAGGGACAAGCCCGCGGCGAGCCGCGAGGCGTTCATCAACGTGCCCTGCCCATGCGCCAGCATGGTCCACAGACGTCCCAGCGTTTCCGCGGGAATGCCGGGGCCGAACTGCGGCACATCCCGCTCCAGGTAGGCGCGCATGAAGTTTTTGCGCAGTTTCAGGCTGTCCTGGTCGCTCTTTGCCAGGTAGCTGTCCGGAAACTCGCCACGGATCCATAGTTGGTCGGAGGCGCCTTCCCTTCCTCCGACTTCAGTAACGT is a genomic window containing:
- a CDS encoding FitA-like ribbon-helix-helix domain-containing protein; this encodes MPTTLTLKNIPDEVYERLKIAAEAHRRSLSSEAIVCLEAVLIPTKMTSSDRLARTRQLRARLGTQFHIRDIGALKKQDRP
- a CDS encoding ATP-binding protein; its protein translation is MIGRRIKPHVTEALDRQAAVALIGPRQVGKTTLAQDIAEERGALYLDLEDTNDREKLASPALFLKQYEDRLVVLDVIHRVPELFQTLRGLIHQGRRKGKRTGRFLILGSASIDWLRPSGESLAGRIEYVEMEPLDVTEVGGREGASDQLWIRGEFPDSYLAKSDQDSLKLRKNFMRAYLERDVPQFGPGIPAETLGRLWTMLAHGQGTLMNASRLAAGLSLTAPTVTKYIDLLAVLLLVRRLQPLHANIGKRLVKSPKVYVRDSGLVHALLGIGDYNELAGHPVIGASWEGFVIENLLSVVPDRPSASFYRTSAGAEIDLVLDLPGRAGRWAIEIKRALSAKPGKGFYQACEDIQPDKSFVVYAGTERYPVSEGMTQSVSST
- a CDS encoding type II toxin-antitoxin system VapC family toxin, which encodes MIVVDSNVLAYLCLPGEFTTAAETLMECGPDWNAPVLYRSEFRNILAGYLRRGQLTIGQAHVLQSEAEDLLRDGEYEVDSRSVLDMVRDSECSAYDCEFVTLAMRLGTRLVTMDGKVPPSFPGISVPLTT